From the genome of Miscanthus floridulus cultivar M001 chromosome 10, ASM1932011v1, whole genome shotgun sequence, one region includes:
- the LOC136488999 gene encoding uncharacterized protein has protein sequence MKMFHIIARLWEVVDIDVMIPVDEDREITPKEAFHLHQNAQAVSLLVSSLGLDEFNKVNGMESAKQIWEALRTSFEGDKSMRKGNIELLHGELERFVFLQGETTQAMIDRLMSSFNRIRALGSTEWDDNKVARKMLRTYRAKNNMLASVIMERPGYDNTLRSSFKAQAS, from the coding sequence ATGAAGATGTTCCACATCatcgcaagactttgggaagttgtggatattGATGTGATGATTCCTGTCGATGAAGACAGAGAAATAACTCCAAAAGAAGCTTTccacctccatcaaaatgcacaagccgtgtCCTTGCTTGTCTCAAGTTTGGGTCTAGATGAGTTcaataaagtgaatggaatggaaagtgctaaGCAAATTTGGGAAGCGTTGAGAACATCATTTGAAGGAGACAAGAGcatgagaaaaggcaacattgagctacttcatggtgaattggaaagatttgtgttcttgcaaGGTGAAACAACTCAAGCAATGATTGATAGGCTTATGTCATCGTTCAACCGCAtcagagctcttggaagcaccgaatgggatgacaacaaggttgctaggaAGATGTTGAGAacttatagagccaagaacaacatgctagcatctgtgatcatggaaaggcccggttatgacaACACcctaagaagttctttcaaagctcaagcatcataa